The sequence CACTGCCTACGACGTGCAGCGCGTGCAGACGCTGGGGCGATTGGGGGCCAATCCTTTCCTCCTCGCCTTAAGCCTCTATCTCGATCTTTTCAACCTCTTCCTGTACATCCTGCGTTTCATGCTCGCGCTCTCGGGCAACAGACGATAGGGAACTAGGGATGAGGGAACTAGGGAACTGGGGTTCTTTTTTCGTTCGCCTACTTCTTAAATCCCCGATTTCCCTACTTCCCTGGTTCCCGATCCTTCGTCCATTCCTGCGACTTTTTCTTTGCACAACCATGCCTCTTTCGCTAACCTACGCCGCGTATGTCCAAGCGACCGACACCCAAGAAACGGCGGGAGAAGAGCCGTGGAAGACGGCAGCACTCCATCTATGTCCAGAAGCGCATCCGTAAGCTCCTCCAGAAGCAGCGATCCCCGTATGCCGCGACTGCAGCCCCCAAGAAGAAGGCTTCGAAGGCTCTGAAGGGCATCACACGGATCAAGGCGTAAGCGCCCCCGCTCTTTCCGCTCTCCCATGGCCCGACGTCGTCATCTCTCCCGTATCGCTGTCATGCAAGTGCTCTTCGAGCGGGAACGCAGGGCCTGTGATGAGGTGGAAGCGCTCCTGCGCGATGCGCAGGAATTGGGTGAGATGGATCAGGCGTTTGCAGAAACACTTCTCTTTGGTGTTGTGGAGAAGGAAGACGCCCTTAAAGACGCCATTCAGATGCATGCGCCGGGATGGTCGCTCGATCGCATGGATCCCATCGCACGGTGCGTGCTGTTCGTCGGAGCCTATGAGCTCCTGTTCCTGAAAGAGGCGCCGCCGCCGGTGATCATGAACGAGGCCATCGAGATCGCCAAAGAGTACGGCACAGCGGAAAGCGGAAAGTTCGTAAACGGCGTTCTGAATGCGATTGCACAGGGTATGGGGGGAGGACTCAGGACGAAGGACTAAGGACGAAGGACGTGTTGTTTCTTTGCCATCGAAAGCAGTATCCTTAGTCCTTTTCCCTTTGTCCTTAGTCCTCTACACTTCGTTTGTCATGCCTCCGCAGCCCTTAAGTCTCCTCGAGAAATCACTGCATCTCTCGTTCAAAGATAAAGACCTGCTCGCCCAGTCGCTCACGCATCGCAGTGCCACGGGTAAGGCGCGTCTGAAGAAGCACAATGAACGCATGGAGTTTCTGGGTGACGCGGTGCTGGAGCTCGTCGCCACGGAGCATCTCTTTTCATTCGAGAACAAATCCGAGGGTGAGCTGACCAACTGGCGTGCGGCGCTCGTGAACGGCAAGCAACTGGCGGTGGTCGCCCGTGAACTCAAATTAGGAGACTATCTCTTCATGAGCCGCGGCGAAGAGGCGAGTGGCGGCCGCGATAAGGAGTCCACGCTGGCCAATGCGCTGGAGGCGCTCATCGGGGCCATTTACCTGGATCAGGGGTTCGATGCCGCACGGGAGTTTTGCTTCGCTCACATCCTCATGCGCTTAGACGAGCTCCTGAAGGCCGGCAAACACCGTGATTTCAAGAGTGTCTTCCAAGAGAAAGCCCAGGAGCTCCTGGGGGTCACGCCGCACTACGATGTCGTGGCCGAGAGCGGTCCGGACCATGACAAGGAATTCACCTGCGCCGTGTTCGTAGGTTCTGACCGGGTGGCACAGGGGTCCGGCGCCAGCAAGCAGGAAGCCGAACAGGCGGCGGCACAGGCCGGCCTGAATGTGAAGAAATGGAAGTAGCAAACTCCCTCTCCCATCGGGAGAGGGGCGGGGAGAGGGGAGGCTCAAATGTGTTATCCCATCTTGATCTCCAGCCTTCGCTCCGCGAAGCGGAGCTACGGCCGGCAGGCGATACCACGCCGTGGGGAATCAGCCCATCTTAATTTCGATATCCACGCCGGAGGGCAGGCTCAGAGATTGCAGGCTCTCCATGGTTTTGAACGTGGTCTCTTTGAGGTCGATCAGGCGGCGGTGCGTGCGCATCTCAAACTGATCGCGCGCGTCTTTGTGCACGAAGGTCGAGCGGTTCACGGTGAACTTGCGGATCTTGGTGGGCAGGGGAATGGGCCCGTGGATCACGGCGCCGCTGCGCTCAGCCGTGTCGATGATCTTGGCGGCTGCCTCATCCAGAACCGTGTGATCGAAGGCGCTCAGGCGGATGCGGATCGACGGGGGCGACTTTACGACATGCGCTGGGGCAGTTTTCTTCTCCGAAACAACCACGGTCTCCTTTTTCCCTGCCGGCTGAAGCTTCAGCGAAGGCTGGGGGGCATCCGGCTTCTTCGCTGTGGAAGGAGCTTTTTTGACTTCCTTCTTCGCGGAGGCAGGTTTCTTGGCCGGAACCTTCTTTGGGGGAACCATGGGAGAGGAGGGGAGAAAGAGCAGAGTGAAAACCGCAGGGGGAGGGGTGCCTCCCCCGAACGGATGGATTGCTATTCAAGGACCTTGGTCACCACGCCGGAGCCGACCGTGCGGCCGCCTTCGCGGATGGCGAAGCGGGTTCCTTCATTCAGGGCGATCGGAGCGCCGAGCGTGACGACGAACTTCACGTTGTCACCCGGCATGACCATTTCCACGTTTTCGGGCAGCTCGACTGCGCCGGTCACGTCGGTCGTACGGAGGTAGAACTGCGGCTTGTAGCCCTTGAAGAAGGGCGTGTGGCGACCACCTTCCTCCTTGGTGAGGATGTACACCTCGGCGTCGAACTTGGTGTGCGGGGTGATGGAGCCGGGCTTGGCCAGCACCTGGCCGCGCTCGATATCTTCGCGCTCAATACCGCGCAGGAGCAGGCCTACGTTATCGCCGGCCATTCCTTCGTCCAGGAGCTTGTGGAACATTTCCACACCCGTGACGACGGTCTTGCGGGTCGGCTTGATGCCGACGACCTCGACCTCTTCGTTGATCTTCACCTTGCCCTGCTCGATACGACCCGTAGCCACGGTGCCGCGTCCCTTGATGGAGAAGACGTCTTCCACGGACATCAGGAAAGGCTTGTCGGTCTGGCGCTCAGGAATGGGGATCCACTCATCGAGCGTTTCGAGGAGCTTTTTCAGGTTGTCGATCTGGGCCTGGTCGCCTTCGAGAGCCTTGAGGGCAGAGCCCCGGATAATCGGTGTCTTGTCACCCGGGAACTCGTACTTGGTGAGGAGCTCGCGCACTTCGGTCTCCACCAGGTCAATGAGCTCAGGGTCCGTCACGAGATCGATTTTGTTGAGGTAGACCACGATGTACGGCACGTTCACCTGGCGGGCCAGAAGAATGTGCTCGCGGGTCTGGGGCATGGGTCCGTCCGCAGCCGAGACCACAAGAATGGCACCGTCCATTTGAGCGGCACCGGTGATCATGTTCTTCACGTAGTCGGCGTGCCCCGGGCAGTCCACGTGCGCGTAGTGGCGCTTGGAGGACTCGTACTCCACGTGCGCGGTGTTGATGGTGATGCCGCGCTCTTTCTCTTCAGGGGCATTGTCGATGTCGGCGTAGCCCTTCTTCTCGCCTTCCGGAGAGAAATTGAGGGAGAGAGCTGCAGTGAGCGTGGTCTTACCATGGTCGACGTGACCAATGGTGCCGACGTTCACGTGCGGCTTGCTGCGGTCAAATTTCTTCTGCTCTGCCATAACAAAGGAGGGAAAAGGGGAATATCAGAAGCACTCTAGCTTCATTTTGCCCGAAAAGTCTAGGGAGAATGCAAGGGGGAGTCAACGGATTCAAGGTCAAAATGAGGGTTAGGAGGAGGATGGAGCGGGCAGGATTCCTGAGACTTCGCGCAGGGTAGAGCTCTCCGATATGCTCGGCCTATGCGGCGATCAGAGCGCATTTCGGCCTTCGCAGAGACGATGTGGGATTGGTATCTCGTCCACAAGAGGCGCCTTCCCTGGCGCGACCTCCGCA is a genomic window of Candidatus Peribacter riflensis containing:
- a CDS encoding N utilization substance protein B; this encodes MQVLFERERRACDEVEALLRDAQELGEMDQAFAETLLFGVVEKEDALKDAIQMHAPGWSLDRMDPIARCVLFVGAYELLFLKEAPPPVIMNEAIEIAKEYGTAESGKFVNGVLNAIAQGMGGGLRTKD
- a CDS encoding putative ribonuclease III, whose translation is MPPQPLSLLEKSLHLSFKDKDLLAQSLTHRSATGKARLKKHNERMEFLGDAVLELVATEHLFSFENKSEGELTNWRAALVNGKQLAVVARELKLGDYLFMSRGEEASGGRDKESTLANALEALIGAIYLDQGFDAAREFCFAHILMRLDELLKAGKHRDFKSVFQEKAQELLGVTPHYDVVAESGPDHDKEFTCAVFVGSDRVAQGSGASKQEAEQAAAQAGLNVKKWK
- a CDS encoding small subunit ribosomal protein S10; translation: MVPPKKVPAKKPASAKKEVKKAPSTAKKPDAPQPSLKLQPAGKKETVVVSEKKTAPAHVVKSPPSIRIRLSAFDHTVLDEAAAKIIDTAERSGAVIHGPIPLPTKIRKFTVNRSTFVHKDARDQFEMRTHRRLIDLKETTFKTMESLQSLSLPSGVDIEIKMG
- a CDS encoding elongation factor Tu, translated to MAEQKKFDRSKPHVNVGTIGHVDHGKTTLTAALSLNFSPEGEKKGYADIDNAPEEKERGITINTAHVEYESSKRHYAHVDCPGHADYVKNMITGAAQMDGAILVVSAADGPMPQTREHILLARQVNVPYIVVYLNKIDLVTDPELIDLVETEVRELLTKYEFPGDKTPIIRGSALKALEGDQAQIDNLKKLLETLDEWIPIPERQTDKPFLMSVEDVFSIKGRGTVATGRIEQGKVKINEEVEVVGIKPTRKTVVTGVEMFHKLLDEGMAGDNVGLLLRGIEREDIERGQVLAKPGSITPHTKFDAEVYILTKEEGGRHTPFFKGYKPQFYLRTTDVTGAVELPENVEMVMPGDNVKFVVTLGAPIALNEGTRFAIREGGRTVGSGVVTKVLE